The window ATCATGGCAAAGCAAAACGCGGAGGGGACATTTTCATTGAGTTAAGGATGGGGACATTTCTAAAGAGTTCCGACACCCAGGGCGTCGGGCTTGCATTGCCGGGGCGGTTGTGCTTCAATTTGGGAGAGTTGGCGCGCCCGTCCTTTCAGATTCTTTTATCCCTCCGGCCCGCGCGCCCGGACCCAAGAGAGCAACATCCATGAAGTACTCCCTCCAGCGCACCCTGGGCCTTTGCCTTGCGGCCCTGTCCTCCACCGGGGCAATAGCCGCACCCGCTGACTTCCAGCAGGACATCCTGCCGATCCTCGGCGACCGGTGTTTTGCGTGCCACGGCCCCGATGCGAGCCAGCGCAAGGCCGAGCTGAGGCTTGACGTGGAGGCGGACGCCAAGAAGACGGCCATCGTTCCCGGTCAGGCCGACACCAGCGAGCTGATCAAGCGTGTCCTGTCCACCGATCCAAAAGAAGTGATGCCTCCGCCCGATTCCGGCAAGCCGGCCCTCAGTCCCGAAGAGGCCGCACTCTTTCAGCGCTGGATTTCGGAAGGCGCGAAGTGGCAGGGGCACTGGGCCTTCACCCCGCCCGTCAAGACGGCGCCGCCGGAGGTCGCTCTGGGCACCTGGCCACGCAACGATCTCGACCGCTTCGTCCTGGCGCGTCTGGAATCCAAAGGGCTCGCCCCCTCGCCCGAGGCCAGCCGTGAAACGCTGATCCGCCGCTTGTACCTCGACCTCACCGGCCTGCCGCCTTCACTGGAAGCCGTCGACGCATTAGTCATGGATAACGCGCCCGACGCCTATGATCGTCTCGTGGACCAACTGCTCGCCTCCCCCGACTATGGCGAAATGATGGCCCGCCACTGGCTCGACAGTGCCCGCTACGCCGACACCAACGGCTATCAGAACGACTTTCAGCGGGTCATGTGGCCTTGGCGCGACTGGGTCATCCGGGCCTTCAACGACAATATGCCCTACGATCAATTTCTCATCGAGCAGATCGCGGGCGACCTTCTGCCAAACGCCACGGAGTCCCAGCGTATCGCCACGGGCTTCAACCGGAACAACAAATCCGTGACGGAGGGCGGCTCCATCGAAGCGGAGTGGCAGGTGGAGAATATCGTGGACCGCGTGGAGACCACCTCCACGGCCTTCCTTGGTCTGACCATGGGCTGCGCCCGCTGCCACGATCACAAGTACGATCCGATTACACAGAAAGAGTTCTACGAGTTCTACGCCTTTTTTAACAGCACCGAAGACAAGGGATTTTACGAGGAGACCCGGGGCAACACGGGCCCCCAGGTGTACCTGCCCAGCTTCGAGCAGCAGCGCAAGCTCAACGAACTCGACGGCGAAGTTAATCGCGCGCGACTGGCCCTCGAAGGTGAGCGGGCCCGCATTGGCGCGGACTACGACGCCTGGCTCGCCGCCCTGCGCACCGTCACGCCCGCGAGTGAAGCCCAGGCGCCTCGCTTCGCGGCTCCGCTACGGGGAGAACTCCCCCCGAGCGCGACGTCGACCGCGCCCACCTGGACTTCGGGACTGCTGGGACAGGCCCTGATGCTCAATGGTACGCCCGAGGCCACGCTGAGCCTGGGCGACGGATTCACCTTTGATCGCGAGAAACCCTTCAGTGTTTCCCTCTGGGCCCGTCCCGACGGCGATGGTGCCCTCTTCAGCAAGATGGACGAGGCCAATGGATTTCGCGGAGTGGATATGCTGGCCTTCGGCGATGGTCGCATCGATGTACACGTGATCAACGCCTGGGACAGCAATGCCATCAAGATCGTCAGCGAGCCCGCTTTCACCCCCGGCGCGTGGTCCCATTTCTGCCTGACCTACGACGGTTCCAGCAAGGCTTCCGGTCTGCGCCTCTACGTTAACGGAATACCCGTGGGCGTGAAGGTGGAGAAGGACGTCCTCACCGGCCCCATCGACACCGCGCAACCCCTGCGCATCGGCCAGCGCACCGCCAGCACCTATTTGAAAGGAGCGATTTCCGACCTGGCCTTCTTTGATCGCGCCCTGGCCGAGTCCGAGCCTGAAGTCCTCCTGGAAAGCGCGCTTGCGGCGGCCTTGCCCGCCGAAGTACCGGAGGAGCAGGCCAAGACGCTGCGCGCCCATTTCGATGCCCGAATCGCCCTGCAGGTGAAGCCCCAGCAGGCCGCATTCGACGCCGCCCAGAAAGCGCGAAACGAGTTCACCAGGGAAATTCCCAGCGTCATGGTGATGCAGGAGCGCACCGAGCCCCGGCCCACCTACGTACTCAAGCGAGGCGTCTATGACGCCCCCGATACCACCCAGCCGCTCCAGCCCGACACCCCCGATTTTCTTCCGCCCCTGAAAGCGGGCGCGCCGCGCAACCGACTGGGACTCGCCCAGTGGATGGCCGATCCCGCAAACCCCCTTACGCCCCGCGTTGCCGTTAATGCCTTGTGGCAGTCTCTCTTCGGTGTCGGACTTGTCAAGACCACGGAAGATTTCGGCGTGCAATCCACACCGCCGGCGAATCCCGCCCTGCTTGACCACTTGGCCCTGCACTTCGTCGAGTCCGGATGGAACATCAAGGCCATGCTCAAGACCCTCGTTACCAGCGCGACCTATCGCCAGTCCAGCACCGTGAGCGAGGCGCTTCTGGCGGCCGATCCGGAAGGCCTGCTCTATTCCCGAGCGCTGCGCTACCGCCTCTCTGCGGAAACCGTGCGCGACACCATGCTTTCCACCAGTGGCCTGCTGCGGAGACGTCTCGGGGGGCCCTCCGTCATGCCCTATCAGCCCGACAAACTGTGGGACGAGCTGGCCGGTGGCGCGGGCCAGGGTCCCTACGTCCAAAGTCATGGCGCCGACCTTTATCGCCGCAGCTTGTACACCTATCGAAAGCGCACCGTGCCCCATCCCACGTTGACCTCGTTTGACGCGCCGAGCTTCGAGAAATGTCTGGTTCGTCGGGGTCGTACCAACACGCCTCTCCAGGCGCTCGCCCTGCTGAACGGTCCCACCTACATCGAGGCCGCGCGCAATCTGGCCCAGCGCATGATGGCCGAGGCCCAGGGAGATCCCCGCGATCGCATCGCCTACGGTTTCCGCCTGACCACGGGCCGCCGCCCTTCCCAGACCGAGCTGGATACACTGGCAAAAGGCTTTGAAGGATTCTCCGCAAAGTTCAATGGCAATCCCGAAGCCGCGACCCAGCTTGTCACCAACGGCGAGTCGCCCGTTCCCGAATCCTTGCCAAAAGGCGAACTCGCGGCCTACACCACCGTCGCGGGTGTGCTCATGAACCTGGATGAAGCTATTACACGAGAGTAACGAAGTCGAAAATTGAAACAGGGTCAGGGGAATGGTGAATGAAACCAGTTTGCGCCGCTTCCAGCCCCATACGCCCCATAGGCCCTCATAGGCCCCATAGGCCCCATAAGACCCATAAGACCCATAAGACCCATAAGACCCATAAGACCCATAAGACCCATAAGACCCATAAGACCCATAAATTCCACCCGGCCCACCGGCCCGAAAATATAATCAACGGAATCACACACCATGGACCCACTGAAATTTGCCCAACAGATTAACCGCCGCGACTTCCTGGCCCGCAGCGGATGCAGCCTCGGCGCCGCCGCGCTCGGCCTTCTGGGCGGGCTGAACAGCCGCAATGCCGCCGCCGCACTCGACAGCGATGCGGGCCGCGCCGCAGTCGCCCACTTCGCGCCGAAGGCAAAGCGTGTCATCTACATGTTTCAATCCGGCGCGCCCACCCAGATCGAGACCTTCGACTACAAGCCCAATCTGCACACCCTCAACATGACCGAGCTGCCCGACAGCATTCGGATGGGCCAGCGCCTCACGGGCATGACCTCGGGCCAGTCGAGCTTCCCCGTAGTCGCCTCACGCTTCAAATTCGCCCAGTACGGCCAGAGCGGCGCCTGGATCAGCGAGCTATTGCCCCACACCGCGGGTGTGGCCGATGACCTGTGCATCCTCCGCGCGGTCCACACCGAAGCGATCAACCACGACCCGGCCATTACCTTCTGCCAGACCGGGTCCCAGCTTCAGGGGCGGCCCAGCATGGGCGCCTGGGTGGCCTATGGCCTCGGCTCCTCCAACCAGAACCTGCCCTCCTTCATGGTGATGGTTTCGCGCGGCACGGGGCGCCCCAATGATCAGCCCCTCTATGATCGCCTCTGGGGTAGCGGCATGCTCCCCAGCCAATATCAAGGCGTCAAACTGCGCAGTGCCGCCGACCCCGTGCTCTATCTGGCCAATCCCGCCGGCTGCGACACCGACACGCGACGCCAGATGCTCGATCAGCTCCGCGCGCTCAACCAGGAGAAGTACAGCACCGCCGGCGATCCGGAAATCCTCACCCGCATCGAGCAATATGAACTCGCCTTCCGCATGCAGGCCGCCGTACCCGATCTCACCGATATCTCAGGCGAGCCCCAGCACATCCTCGATATGTATGGTCCCGAAGTGCAGAAGCCCGGAACCTACGCCCGCAATTGCCTCCTCGCGCGCCGCATGGCCGAACGCGATGTGCGCTTCGTCCAGCTCTACCACATGGGCTGGGACCACCACAACGACCTGCCGGCCCACCTCACCAGCCAATGCCGCGATACGGACCAGCCCTCAGCCGCCCTCGTGGCCGATCTCAAGCAGCGCGGCATGCTCGAAGACACCCTCGTCATCTGGGGCGGTGAATTCGGCCGCACCGTCTACAGCCAGGGCAAAGTCACCGACACCACCTACGGACGCGATCACCACCCAAGGTGCTTCTCCCTCTGGATGGCCGGCGGCGGCATCAAGCCCGGCATGGTCCACGGCGAGACCGACGACTTCAGCTACAACATCGTGAAAGACGGCGTCCACGTCAACGACCTCCACGCCACCGTGCTCCATTGCCTGGGTCTGGACCACGAGCGCCTCTCGGTAAAATACCAGGGCCTCGACGTGCGCCTCTCCGGCGTCGAACCACGTCAGGTGGTGAAGGCGATATTGGCGTAACGCGCAAGCGATGCCTTTTCAAAGAGAGGACGAATAGGGCGGATACGACGGATCGGTCAATCGGTCGTATCCGTCCTATTCTTCCAACCGACGGTGTAGGAGCGAACTCAAACCTTCAAGACACTTCCGAAATCGTGTACAATACGGTCATGGAAAGCAAGACGCTCGAACAATCCAATCCGCACCTTCAGGACCCGGAAAAGGCCCTGCGCCAGCGGCTGCGCAGTCTGGCGAGCTCGACGGCAATTGAAACAGGGGAGATGATCGCGCAGGTGGAAGATCGAATCACTCGTCTTCGTGCGAAGCGAAGTCGCAAAGAGCAAGCTTGACCATTTCTTCCATCGGACGATAGTCGTCCAACCCCGCGTAGATTGCGTTAAAGTATTGACCTTTATTCGCGTCCCAAGAACTGAAGTCAAACACCGAATGGCGGGCCTGCGGATGAGGGTAGCGACACACTTGGTTATGTTAGTGCCAAGTACGCGAGCGGAATGCCAACGCACGCGGAAATTAGCAGGATGTAGAGAAAAACACTAAGTGAGCGCGAAAGCGCCACGACGTCGTTGTCAACTTTTACATGTAACGTGCGTTGCGTCGGCGGCACAGTCAATCCCAGGCTACTGCTCCACACCCAGTGCACGGTATTCTCCGTCTCACAGATGTACCAGACTCCCCGGTCATCAGCGTAGCGCGCGGGCACTTTCAGATATACAGGGTTGAAGTTGATGGAAGGAAATGGCGATTTCAGTAACATTCCGATGATCGTTACATCTTCAACCATGCCACCTTCGTTCTCTATGGTGCTCTGCACGGATGCGCGCAACGCCCGATTGCGTTTGTTCCACCGCATGAACTTTAGAATCTCGCCGATCATGTTCGTTGAACTCCTCCCGACAGACCAAGTCATCCGAGAACCCTCAAAGGCATTCCCAATCTTCCAGCCGCAATCCTGATACGCGCGCGAATTCCCGCGTGTTGTGCGTGACCAGCACGGCTTCGTGAGCCAGGGCCGTGGCGGCGATGAGCAGGTCGTTCGCCCCGATGGGCGTTCCCTTGGCCCGAAGATCGGCGCGAATCCGGCCGGCGACTTCCGCGCAGCGATCATCGAAAGGCAGGCTTGCAATGGGATTCCAGAATCGTTCAAGCGCCTGGAGATTCGCTTCGACTCTCTGGCTGTGCCATGCGCCGTAGATGAGCTCTGATTTGACGACACTGCAAATACTCAGCCGCCCCGCATCCTCCCTGCTAAAGCGCGCTACAAGCGCAGCATCGGAGTCTTTCAAGATGTGGACGCAGGTATTCGTGTCGAGAAGCATCATTATTCGAGTTCCAGGCGTTTCTCATACTCGAGCTGCTCGGGCCGTTCCAGGTCGCCCTGCCAAGACCCAATCACATTCTCAAAATAGCCCTCGGGCCAGCCGTCGCCGACTTCCCGCTCGAGCAGCTTGACGAGATACTCGGAAACAGACAGGTGTACTTCGCCCGCCTTCTCTTCGACCCGGCGCGCGAGTGGTTCGGGTACTTCACAAGATAACCGAGTCATGGTTGATCCTCCAGGAGTGGAATCTTTCCGGCGGTATTGTAGCACGGCCTCGGCGGAGCGCAAACAAGGAAGTGGCTTGCACGTTCGCCGGGTGCTGTGATTGAATGGAGCACGTGAGAAATTATTGGGGGCAACGGGCGCGACGCAGTCAGGGAGACTCAGGCCAATGCGACTTACAATTACAGCCCTCATCACCGTTGGCGTTATCACAGCGGGCCTCTACTCCGCCCCCGCCGAAGAGCCCGCACGCGTGCGCATCAGCCCGCTCCTGAGCGATAAAGACGACCACTACATTTCCCGCCAGGCCGAAGTATTTCTCAAGCGCGTGCGCGAGGTGCTCGCCCAATTTCCGCCCACGCCGAAGCCCGGCCTCGAACGGAAGATGGCCTTCAGTCTCCTCGATGCCGTAACCCACGAGACCTATGCGCCCAACCGCCCCGAGCTAATCACCTTCCACCACGAACGCATCGGGGCCGCCGTAACCGAGATTGAATCAACTACCGTCTCCGACGGCGCGCGCATCTGGCAGCTCTATAACCACGGTTTTGTCGTCAAAACGAAAACAGTGACCCTGGGCTTCGATCTCTTTCGCGGCCCGAGCCGGACACGGGGCCAGGATCTCACCGGGGAAATCGTTTCCATCCCCACCCCCGATTTTCCCATCGACGACGACGTGGCGAAGCGCCTCGCGGCCCAGTGCGACGTGTTGTTCATCAGCCACCTCCACCAGGACCACGCCGACCCCTTCATTGCCCGTGAAATGATCGAACAGGGTAAGCCGGTGGTGGCCACGACGGAAACCTTCGCCGATGCGGGCCGCTATAAGGATCTGGGATTCGATATCGCCACCGTCCACAACGGCCTGACCTTCATGGAGCGCAAGGTTCACGAGGTGCAGAAGCTCCCCGTCCAGCAGGGCAAGATTGTACTCGACGTCATCGTGAACCCGGGCCACCAGGAAAAGGCACTCTGCAATAACGTCGTCGTCAAGACGCCCGAAGGCCTCACCTTCGTCCACAACGGCGACCAATACAACGATCCCACCGACCCCGAGCAGAAAGAC is drawn from Candidatus Hydrogenedentota bacterium and contains these coding sequences:
- a CDS encoding DUF1553 domain-containing protein, which translates into the protein MKYSLQRTLGLCLAALSSTGAIAAPADFQQDILPILGDRCFACHGPDASQRKAELRLDVEADAKKTAIVPGQADTSELIKRVLSTDPKEVMPPPDSGKPALSPEEAALFQRWISEGAKWQGHWAFTPPVKTAPPEVALGTWPRNDLDRFVLARLESKGLAPSPEASRETLIRRLYLDLTGLPPSLEAVDALVMDNAPDAYDRLVDQLLASPDYGEMMARHWLDSARYADTNGYQNDFQRVMWPWRDWVIRAFNDNMPYDQFLIEQIAGDLLPNATESQRIATGFNRNNKSVTEGGSIEAEWQVENIVDRVETTSTAFLGLTMGCARCHDHKYDPITQKEFYEFYAFFNSTEDKGFYEETRGNTGPQVYLPSFEQQRKLNELDGEVNRARLALEGERARIGADYDAWLAALRTVTPASEAQAPRFAAPLRGELPPSATSTAPTWTSGLLGQALMLNGTPEATLSLGDGFTFDREKPFSVSLWARPDGDGALFSKMDEANGFRGVDMLAFGDGRIDVHVINAWDSNAIKIVSEPAFTPGAWSHFCLTYDGSSKASGLRLYVNGIPVGVKVEKDVLTGPIDTAQPLRIGQRTASTYLKGAISDLAFFDRALAESEPEVLLESALAAALPAEVPEEQAKTLRAHFDARIALQVKPQQAAFDAAQKARNEFTREIPSVMVMQERTEPRPTYVLKRGVYDAPDTTQPLQPDTPDFLPPLKAGAPRNRLGLAQWMADPANPLTPRVAVNALWQSLFGVGLVKTTEDFGVQSTPPANPALLDHLALHFVESGWNIKAMLKTLVTSATYRQSSTVSEALLAADPEGLLYSRALRYRLSAETVRDTMLSTSGLLRRRLGGPSVMPYQPDKLWDELAGGAGQGPYVQSHGADLYRRSLYTYRKRTVPHPTLTSFDAPSFEKCLVRRGRTNTPLQALALLNGPTYIEAARNLAQRMMAEAQGDPRDRIAYGFRLTTGRRPSQTELDTLAKGFEGFSAKFNGNPEAATQLVTNGESPVPESLPKGELAAYTTVAGVLMNLDEAITRE
- a CDS encoding DUF1501 domain-containing protein, which codes for MDPLKFAQQINRRDFLARSGCSLGAAALGLLGGLNSRNAAAALDSDAGRAAVAHFAPKAKRVIYMFQSGAPTQIETFDYKPNLHTLNMTELPDSIRMGQRLTGMTSGQSSFPVVASRFKFAQYGQSGAWISELLPHTAGVADDLCILRAVHTEAINHDPAITFCQTGSQLQGRPSMGAWVAYGLGSSNQNLPSFMVMVSRGTGRPNDQPLYDRLWGSGMLPSQYQGVKLRSAADPVLYLANPAGCDTDTRRQMLDQLRALNQEKYSTAGDPEILTRIEQYELAFRMQAAVPDLTDISGEPQHILDMYGPEVQKPGTYARNCLLARRMAERDVRFVQLYHMGWDHHNDLPAHLTSQCRDTDQPSAALVADLKQRGMLEDTLVIWGGEFGRTVYSQGKVTDTTYGRDHHPRCFSLWMAGGGIKPGMVHGETDDFSYNIVKDGVHVNDLHATVLHCLGLDHERLSVKYQGLDVRLSGVEPRQVVKAILA
- a CDS encoding type II toxin-antitoxin system VapC family toxin — translated: MMLLDTNTCVHILKDSDAALVARFSREDAGRLSICSVVKSELIYGAWHSQRVEANLQALERFWNPIASLPFDDRCAEVAGRIRADLRAKGTPIGANDLLIAATALAHEAVLVTHNTREFARVSGLRLEDWECL
- a CDS encoding MBL fold metallo-hydrolase is translated as MRLTITALITVGVITAGLYSAPAEEPARVRISPLLSDKDDHYISRQAEVFLKRVREVLAQFPPTPKPGLERKMAFSLLDAVTHETYAPNRPELITFHHERIGAAVTEIESTTVSDGARIWQLYNHGFVVKTKTVTLGFDLFRGPSRTRGQDLTGEIVSIPTPDFPIDDDVAKRLAAQCDVLFISHLHQDHADPFIAREMIEQGKPVVATTETFADAGRYKDLGFDIATVHNGLTFMERKVHEVQKLPVQQGKIVLDVIVNPGHQEKALCNNVVVKTPEGLTFVHNGDQYNDPTDPEQKDFEWIDQMGDHSDIDVVMTNCWMEDPLRYVEGTRPKLTIFGHMIEMGHPCWDRMAYWGDAEYIQSTYDKLLASDHLVLIMAWGESYHYMRPAG